Genomic segment of Brachyspira suanatina:
AGCTCCAAGCAAAGAGTTTATTATACTAAACATAGGAATGAATGTATATATATAAAAAGGAATATGAATATCTAATAGACTATAGGAAATATGATTATAAAAAATATAAGTGATACCAATTATTACAGCATACTCTATAGCAAACAATAAGAAATTTTTAAAAGTTATATAAAAAGGTATTTTATATTTTAAAATTATAAATCCAATAAATGAAAAAAGAAGCAGAATAAATAAAGCTTGTCCTATAAATATAGATATATTGTATCCTCCAAAATTACTTCCAAACAAATTTCTGATTAACTCAGCTTTTTCTTCTGTTACTCTCTCTCCCACTGTCAAAATAGGAAAACCTTTTTTTATTAAATTATAAACAGGATTGACATTATATTTTGTATTGTTTATTTTTTCTTTAGTTTTTGAAGAATTATATATTAAATTATCTCTTAAAAATGCATTTACAATAGATGATATTGAATTTATATGATTGATATTAAGGTTTCTATATTTAGTACCTACTATTGAAGGAAGCTCTACTCTTAAATCTTCCAAAAAGAAAACCCTATTTCTAGGAAGCAATTTCTCTTCTATTATATAATTATCAAAACTATACACAAATATACCATTATTTAATATTAAACTTAATGTATCAGAACTTAAATTTCCTCTAGATATGATACCTACTCCGAATAATTCTTTAACTGTTTCTATTACTTTAGCTTCATAACCTATATTAAGGTCATTAACTACCGCATTTGAAAATACAGATTTATTGATAGGTTCATCATAAATAAGTAAAAATTGATTATACATTTCATCAATAGAGATATTATTATCATGGGATATTCTCATAAAAGAAAACATATTGCTTATTTTAGATAAGGCTTCATATTCTATATTTTTAGGCATATCAAACACTGGAGATATAGTTGCTTCTGTATAATATAAAAGTTTTTCAGTTTCTTCCTTATTTTCATATCTTACATTTTGCTTTACTATAAAAGGCTCTGTAACTATATCGCCTACATTAGGTATATTAACTTTTTGCATATAAGTTGGGAAAACCAAAAATAAAGTAAAGCAGTATAATAATATAGCTATACTTAATTGGAAAAATCTTTCTATATTCGGTGTTTTATTTAAAACAGATTTTACTATTTTTTTATTTGTATTCATAACTAATTAATACCTTTCAAAATAAAATTTTTATTAATAATCAGCATTATCATAAGCCTCTAATATTTTAGAAACTAAATGATGCCTTATAACATCTTTTTTTTCAAAATGATGAAAACTAATACCGTTTATATTGCTTAATATTTTCAAAGCATGCTCTAGTCCTGACTGAGCATTTTTTGGTAAATCACTTTGAGATATATCGCCCGTAACAACAACTTTAGACTTCTCCCCTATTCTGCTTAAAAACATTTTCATCTGAGATATAGTAGTATTTTGTGCCTCATCAAGTATGATAAAAGATCGGCTTAAAGTTCTTCCTCTCATATATGCAAGAGGAGCTACTTCTATTTTACCTTCTTCAGTATATCTTGATATCATATCGGCAGATATAATGCTGTACAGAGCATCATAAACAGGACGCATATAAGGAGATATTTTTTCTTTAAAATCACCAGGCAAATATCCTAAACTCTCACCTGCTTCTACAACAGGTCTTGTTATAATTATACGTTCTATTTTTCCTTCAGAAAGTAAATTTATAGCATAAGCCACGGAAAGAAAAGTCTTACCTGTACCTGCAGCACCTGTAGAAAATATTATATCGCTTTTTTGCATCTTATATAAATATTCTCCCTGAGATACAGTTTTCATTTCTATATTTCTGCCCAAATAAGGCAATTTTATTTTCATGGATATAAATTTATTTTCTTTATCATTATAGATGTTGTCGGCTATATTGATTACTTTTTGTTCGGTTATTTCAGCAGATGAATTGTATAAATCTTTTAAAGTATATAAAACTTTTATGGTGTCTTCTATTTTTACTAAATCACCTTTTATAGTTAATTCATTTCCTTTTGGATATATGGAAACATTAAATTTATTTTCTAATATTTCAAGATGTTTATCTTCTACTCCGCATACAGATATAAAAGAAGCATTATCTTTGAATTTTACTTTATTATCTAAAAGTTTGTTGTTAATTATATTAAGTCCCTTTTTTAAAAAATTTAATATCTTTTACTTTAATAATATACTAAAATCATATCTATTGTCAATATCAACTAAAAAAAATATAACATTTTTTACAATATTTATAGTGTATTAAAATATCGATAAAATAATAAATTCTATTTATATGGTTTTAGAATTTATTAAAAAAATCATTTTTTATATGTTAGTAATTTACACATTATTTTTTAAATATTATTTCACATATATAAAATTCATATATCATATTATATATATATAAATATTATTTTATTCATATTATTTTACTTATAGCTACTAAAAAATAAAATAATTTTCAATATGAAGTATATTATTATTGTCAATAAAAATAAAAAAAATTATAAAAATATATAGACTATTTTTTTTATTTATAGTAGTATATAATAGTTTAATAGTATAGTTTAATAAAGGGTATGAAATTATATTTTAAATTATGAGAATTTTACTTGCAATAACAAGCTCAATATCTGCATATAAAACTCCTTTCCTTGTTAGTCATTTAAAAAAACAAGGCCATAATGTTATTTGTGCAGTTACAAAAAATGCACAAAACATGGTAGGTATTAAAGCATTAGAAACTATGAGCGGAAATAAAGTAATAACAGATTTATGGCAGGAAGATGATATCCTTAGGCATATTCACATTAATGAAGAAACAGATATATTATTAATTGCCCCTGCCGATGTTAATATTATAGGAAAAATAGCAAATGGTATATGCGATGATGCAATAAGTACAATAGCATGTGCATATACAAAAAAGAAATATTTTGCTCCTGCTATGAATCCTCATATGTGGGCTAATAAAGCAAATCAAAAAAATGTTAAATATTTAATAGAAGAATTAAATTATGAACTAATACCGCCTGAAAGCGGAAATATGGCATGCAATGATGAAGGTGTTGGAAGGCTTGCTGATCTTGATACTATAATAAAAACAGTAACTTCAAATAATGAATCATTGAAATACAATAATATCAGATTCACTATCACATCAGGAGCTACAATAGAATGGATAGACCCTATAAGATATATCACTAATAATTCAAGCGGAAAAATGGGAGCTTCTATATATGAAGAAATATCTTCAAATGGTGGAATATCTATATATATAGAGGGCAAAGTTAATGATTCTTTAGCTGTAAAAAATAATGATAAAAAAATTAAAATAAATACTACTAAAGAATTGCAGGATAATGTATTAAATGAACTTGATAATACAGATATACTTCTTATGGCTGCTGCTCCTTTAGATTTCAGACCTGCACAAGTTTTTGATAAAAAGGTAAAAAAACATAATATAAATACTATAGAATTAATTGAAAATGATGATATACTTGCATCTTCAAAAAATAAAAAGAAAAATGGAACATTAATAGTATCTTTTGCTGCGGAAACTGCTGAAAATGATGAGGAACTAAAAAATTATGCTGTAGATAAGATGAAAAGAAAAGATGCTGATATGATAGTTGCAAACAAAATACAGGATGCTATAGGAAAAGATACTAATAAAATTACAATATTTTTTAAAGACGGAAGATTTAAATCTTTTCCTCTTTTAAGTAAAAAAGAATGTGCTAAAGAAATAGTTTCTGAAGCTGTTTCAGAATGGAAGAAAAAAAATAATATTACGGGATTTTAAATAATGAGCTATCTTTATGAAATAAAAGAAATTAGTAAGATATATGGACATGGTGGAGGTGCTACACAGGCATTAAAATCTGTTAACCTTACAATAGAAGAAGGAAAACTTACTGCTATATTAGGACCTAGCGGTTCAGGAAAAAGTACTTTGCTTAATATATTAGGTGCTTTGGATAAACCTACAAGCGGACAGGTATTATTTTTGGGTGAGGATATTTCTCATTATAGTGATAAAAGATTAGCTAAATTTAGAAGAGAAAATATAGGATTCGTATTTCAAAGCTATAACTTACTTCCTAACCTAACAGCTATAGAGAATGTTGAATTTTCTACTGAAATTACAGGACTTTCAAGAGGTAATGCAGAAGAGGCTTTAAAATTATTAGGTCTTGAAAACAGAGTAAAACATTATCCTACAGAATTATCCGGAGGAGAACAGCAAAGAGTTAGTATAGCACGTGCCATAGCTAAAAAGCCTAAAGTGGTATTATGCGATGAGCCTACTGGAGCATTAGATAATAAAACAGGTGTTATGGCTCTAAAAATACTTAGAGACCTAAACAGAAATTTAGGAACAAGCATCATACTTATTACACATAGTAAAGAAATAGCTAAAATGGCTGATACTGTTGTGAAAATTTTAAGCGGTGAAGTATTAGATAAATATGATGTGCCAAATCCTTTGAATCCTGAAGATATAGAGTGGTAAAAAAATAATGATTAATATAAAAACTAAACTATTATTTAGAAAAATATATAAGCAGCTTGCTATATTTATGTCTGCTGTATTTATAGTAACATTAGCTGTACTTTTCTTTGTTGCCGTAAAAACAGTATATAGAGATTTTAAATTGTCAGCTGAAAATTATTTTGAAGAAAATACATTAGACGATTTAGTATTATTCGGTATGTTTAATACCAATGATATAGAAACTCTTGAAGAAATGAAAGGCATTGATAAAGTAGTTGCTAAGCATAGATTTCAGGGTAAAATAGATAATATTGATGCTATAATTTATGGCACTGATAATTCTGAAGATAGGATAAATAAGCCTTATGTATATGAAGGAAAATCTGAATTAAAAACTAATGAAATAGCAATCAATAAAAATTTTGCAGAAGCTAACTCTCTAAAATTAGGCGATACTGTAGAATTAGTATTTAATGATAAAACCAATTCATTTGTTATAGCCGCTTTAGTATCTTATCCTAATTATGTATTTTTATTTAAAGACGGAGCAAGCACTGCTTCAGAAGCTAAAGATTTTGCAGTTATAGAAGTTCATGAGGATCATTTTAATTATATACCTTACAATTCAATATATATAAAATACACAGAAGATGCAAATAAACAAAATGTTGAAAATCTAATAAGAATAAAATTAAAACAAAAAATATTCTTATTCACAGATAGAAAACAATCCGTTAACTATGTGAACTATGAACAAACATTGCTTCAAATAGATTCTTTTTCATATATATGTCCTTCTATACTTCTTCTTATGGCAATACTTTTACTTTATATTATACAAAGAAGAAATGTTGCCGTAGAAAGAAAACAAATAGGTATAATGAAAGCTATTGGACTTACAGATTTTTCTATAATGTTTATGTATATAAAATATTCATTCTTAGTATCATTTTTTGGTATACTTTTAGCTTTTATTGCAAGCAATTTCCTTTTGCCTCCTATATTCAATGCTTTAGGAAATATATTCGATATGCCTAATTTTAATCATAACACCTATATAGATTTATGGATAATATCAGCAGCAATTATATTATTCGTATGCATATTCTCTAATCTTTTGGCTGCTGTATCAATATTGAAATTAAATCCTGCTCAGTCTATGAGAGGAGAGCCTCCTAAAGGATCAGGTAAAAGTTTTGTAGAAAAATTACCGATTTGGAATAAATTTTCTTTCAATACAAGATATGCTATAAAAAATGCATCAAGAAGCAAAACAAGATATTTAGCATCTCTTTGGGGAATGTTCGCTGCTATAAGTATGACTATATTTGCTCAGGGATTTAATAATTCTTTTGACTATTTTCTATACAACTTATACGAAAAGTTTGCTTTATATGATGTTGTTGCAAATGTAAATCCTACAAAATGGGAAGATAATTCTGATATATTAACTAATGATGGTATTAAATATTATGATAAAGCAGCTATTTATCAGGCAAGGTTATATCCTGCATTTGAAGATAATGCTGAAAGTTTATATATACCTGCTTTGATATATAAAGACAGTTTTTCTTCTATGGATATACCTAATAATAATGATAAAGAAGATTCTGTAATGATTCCTAAATATTTAGCTGAAAAATTAAATATTAAAGAAAATGATTATATTGGAATAGAGTTATATACTTTAGGAAATAGTATTTCAAGAAGAGTTAAAGTAAGCAAATTCGTTGATCAGCAAGGTATGTTTTATATCTATATAGATAAAAATTTTGCTGAGGAAACATTCGATATAAAAAATGTTTATAACAGCATATTTATATCAACTAAAGATGATTTCACTAAGGAAGATATGAAAGATATATTGGATAAAAGTAAAGAGGTTTCATATTACAGCTTCAGAAGTGATGAATATGAGGCTTATAAAAATCAGATAGCCACTATATATCTTTTGGTGCAGATACTTATATTCATAGCATTCTTACTTGGTGCTACTTCTCTTTATGGTGTAGGTGTTATAACGCTTGCAACTAGAAGATATGAATTCACGCTTCTAAAAGTTATGGGATATACCACAAAAGAAATTATGATAGCCTCATTAAAAGAAACTATCACACAAATAATAGTTGCTATACCATTAGGAATAGCGGCAGGATACGGAATATTATATTTAGTAAAAAAACCTTTCTCAAGCAAATTATTTTCATTCGTTCCGCATGTATATCAGTCAAGCTATATACTTGCTATAGCATTGCTTGTAACTGTAATATTCCTTGTATCTATAATGAGTGCTTATTATATAAATAGATTGGATATGGTTGAAGGATTAAAGGACAGAGAAGAATAATTAAGTTAATGAATAAAAAAAATATACATTTTTTTATTCAAACGCTTGACTTTTTTTTCTGTTATTGTATAATAATAATCACTTCGCTGGTGTAGCTCAATTGGTAGAGCAGCTGATTTGTAATCAGCCGGTTGCGGGTTCGAGTCCCATCACCAGCTCATTTTTTTTTAACGCATTTATTTCTTCAATATTTTCCAATACTAAAAAGTTTTAATAATTAAACAATTCTATTTCGATAATATATTACAAACTAATAGTTAGGATATGATTGTATGTTAAAATTAAAAGATCTTATAAATAAAAAAGGATATTTCATAATAGCTGAAGCAGGATGTAATCATGAAGGCGATTTAAATACTGCAATAAAACTTATTCAAGAAGCTGCTAAATCCGGTGCTGATGCTGTAAAATTTCAAAGCTTCACACAAAAAACTTTATTCGCCGCAAAAGAATATACTAAAATTTTGAAATTAAAAGATGATGCTTTAGACGGTGTTGATAATATCATATTAAAAAAAGAATGGTATGAACCGTTAATAAAAGAAGCTAAAAAAAATAAAATCATATTTATAACAACTCCTTTTTCTGTAGATTCTGTAAATGATATTGTAAGCTACGATATACCTATAATAAAAATAGCTTCATGCGATATAGATAATATACCTTTGCTTGAAGCTGTTGCTAAGACTCAAAAGCCTGTCATACTTTCAACAGGGCTAGCTTTAAATAAAGATATAAAAGAAGCCTTAAAAATATTGAAAAAAAATGAAGTAGCATTATTACATTGCTCTGTAGAATACCCTACTCCTTTACAGAATGCTAGACTCAACAGAATATCTGTTATGAAAAATCTATTTAAAAATAATATAATAGGATATTCAGATCATACTATAGGTATTGAAGCTCCTATAATTGCTGTTTCTTTAGGTGCTAAAATAATAGAAAAACACTTTACTGTTACACCTGAAAAAGAAACAGGAGATCATATAATTAGCTTAGATACAAATGGCATGTCTGAAATGATAAAGTCTATTGATAAAACATTAACTATGCTTGGAGGCGATACTGCAAGCAAGAAAGAGCATGTATTAAGCAAGCAGGAAAAAAAGGAACTTGTATATGCCAAAAGAGGTATTTATTTAAGCCATGCTATGCTTAGAGGTGAAATAATCACAGAAAAAGATTTAATAGCTTTAAGACCTTGCGTTGGAATACCTGCCAAATATTATAATAAAGTTTTAGGTATGAAATTAAAGGTTGATAAAAAATCAAATACTGCTTTAAGTTTTAAAGATTTAAAAAAATAACTTGAAATAAAAAATACTTTATGATAAAGTATACAACAAATAAGGAATGAGGTCTCCTTAAATTATTTAATCAATTTATTAAATAATTAAACCGCTTTATTTATTTTTTATATAAAAGCTGATGACTTCTGCAAATTTCTATGATTTTTTATGATTATTGAAGAATAAATAAAAATCTTTAATAATTGATATATGGATTTGCAGATTCAGTTTTTATATTTTTTTTTCAACTAATATCTAATAATTCATATACTCATAAAGAATCACATACTAATAAAAAAGGATTATATATTTATGCTTCTCAGTTTAGCTTTGATATTTTTATGCGGAATGATACTTGGAAAAATATTTTCACTTTTAAAACTTCCTTCTCTTTTAGGTCTTATAATCACAGGTATAATACTAGGTCCATACTGCTTTAATTTGCTTGATAATTCAATACTTTCAATATCAGCAGATTTAAGAGAATTAGCACTAATAATAATATTAACACGTGCTGGACTTAATCTTGATATAGAAGATTTAAAAAAGGTAGGACGTCCCGCGATACTTATGTGCTTTGTTCCAGCAACTTTTGAAATAATAGGAATGATTTTAGTGGCTCCAAAACTTTTTGATATAAGTTTATTGGATGCTGCTTTAATGGGTTCTGTTGTTGCTGCTGTATCTCCTGCTGTGCTTGTACCTAAGATGCTTAAACTCATAGATGAAAGATACGGTACTAATAAAAGCATACCTCAATTATTAATGGCAGGAGCTTCCGTTGATGATATATTTGTAATAGTATTATTTACATCTTTTACTTCTCTTGTAAAAGGAGGCAATATCTCTTATCTTGATTTTATAAAAATACCTACTTCAATTATATTCGGGCTTTTGTTGGGAGTGATTATTGGTTTCATATTATCCAAATTCTTTACCAGATTTCATATAAGAGACAGTGCTAAAGTAGTTATAATACTAAGCATATCATTTATACTTGTAAGCATAGAAAATTCAATATCAAATCTATTTGGAGGCATTATAGGAATATCCGGACTTTTAGCCGTTATGAGTATAGGAGCATATCTTAAAAAATCAAAAGAAGAATTATCAAAAAGACTTTCATTAAAATATTCTAAACTTTGGGTAGCTGCTGAAATTATGCTTTTCGTACTTGTAGGAGCTGCTGTAAATATTAATTATGCTATGAAAGCCGGAGCATTAGGAGTTATATTAATATTTGCTGTTTTGATATTCAGAATGTTTGGGGTGCTTGTATCATTAATAAAAACTAAATTAAATAAAAAAGAGAGAATATTTAGTATGATTGCATATTGTCCAAAAGCAACAGTGCAGGCTGC
This window contains:
- a CDS encoding PhoH family protein, whose amino-acid sequence is MKIKLPYLGRNIEMKTVSQGEYLYKMQKSDIIFSTGAAGTGKTFLSVAYAINLLSEGKIERIIITRPVVEAGESLGYLPGDFKEKISPYMRPVYDALYSIISADMISRYTEEGKIEVAPLAYMRGRTLSRSFIILDEAQNTTISQMKMFLSRIGEKSKVVVTGDISQSDLPKNAQSGLEHALKILSNINGISFHHFEKKDVIRHHLVSKILEAYDNADY
- the coaBC gene encoding bifunctional phosphopantothenoylcysteine decarboxylase/phosphopantothenate--cysteine ligase CoaBC is translated as MRILLAITSSISAYKTPFLVSHLKKQGHNVICAVTKNAQNMVGIKALETMSGNKVITDLWQEDDILRHIHINEETDILLIAPADVNIIGKIANGICDDAISTIACAYTKKKYFAPAMNPHMWANKANQKNVKYLIEELNYELIPPESGNMACNDEGVGRLADLDTIIKTVTSNNESLKYNNIRFTITSGATIEWIDPIRYITNNSSGKMGASIYEEISSNGGISIYIEGKVNDSLAVKNNDKKIKINTTKELQDNVLNELDNTDILLMAAAPLDFRPAQVFDKKVKKHNINTIELIENDDILASSKNKKKNGTLIVSFAAETAENDEELKNYAVDKMKRKDADMIVANKIQDAIGKDTNKITIFFKDGRFKSFPLLSKKECAKEIVSEAVSEWKKKNNITGF
- a CDS encoding ABC transporter ATP-binding protein, with protein sequence MSYLYEIKEISKIYGHGGGATQALKSVNLTIEEGKLTAILGPSGSGKSTLLNILGALDKPTSGQVLFLGEDISHYSDKRLAKFRRENIGFVFQSYNLLPNLTAIENVEFSTEITGLSRGNAEEALKLLGLENRVKHYPTELSGGEQQRVSIARAIAKKPKVVLCDEPTGALDNKTGVMALKILRDLNRNLGTSIILITHSKEIAKMADTVVKILSGEVLDKYDVPNPLNPEDIEW
- a CDS encoding ABC transporter permease, whose amino-acid sequence is MINIKTKLLFRKIYKQLAIFMSAVFIVTLAVLFFVAVKTVYRDFKLSAENYFEENTLDDLVLFGMFNTNDIETLEEMKGIDKVVAKHRFQGKIDNIDAIIYGTDNSEDRINKPYVYEGKSELKTNEIAINKNFAEANSLKLGDTVELVFNDKTNSFVIAALVSYPNYVFLFKDGASTASEAKDFAVIEVHEDHFNYIPYNSIYIKYTEDANKQNVENLIRIKLKQKIFLFTDRKQSVNYVNYEQTLLQIDSFSYICPSILLLMAILLLYIIQRRNVAVERKQIGIMKAIGLTDFSIMFMYIKYSFLVSFFGILLAFIASNFLLPPIFNALGNIFDMPNFNHNTYIDLWIISAAIILFVCIFSNLLAAVSILKLNPAQSMRGEPPKGSGKSFVEKLPIWNKFSFNTRYAIKNASRSKTRYLASLWGMFAAISMTIFAQGFNNSFDYFLYNLYEKFALYDVVANVNPTKWEDNSDILTNDGIKYYDKAAIYQARLYPAFEDNAESLYIPALIYKDSFSSMDIPNNNDKEDSVMIPKYLAEKLNIKENDYIGIELYTLGNSISRRVKVSKFVDQQGMFYIYIDKNFAEETFDIKNVYNSIFISTKDDFTKEDMKDILDKSKEVSYYSFRSDEYEAYKNQIATIYLLVQILIFIAFLLGATSLYGVGVITLATRRYEFTLLKVMGYTTKEIMIASLKETITQIIVAIPLGIAAGYGILYLVKKPFSSKLFSFVPHVYQSSYILAIALLVTVIFLVSIMSAYYINRLDMVEGLKDREE
- a CDS encoding N-acetylneuraminate synthase family protein, which produces MLKLKDLINKKGYFIIAEAGCNHEGDLNTAIKLIQEAAKSGADAVKFQSFTQKTLFAAKEYTKILKLKDDALDGVDNIILKKEWYEPLIKEAKKNKIIFITTPFSVDSVNDIVSYDIPIIKIASCDIDNIPLLEAVAKTQKPVILSTGLALNKDIKEALKILKKNEVALLHCSVEYPTPLQNARLNRISVMKNLFKNNIIGYSDHTIGIEAPIIAVSLGAKIIEKHFTVTPEKETGDHIISLDTNGMSEMIKSIDKTLTMLGGDTASKKEHVLSKQEKKELVYAKRGIYLSHAMLRGEIITEKDLIALRPCVGIPAKYYNKVLGMKLKVDKKSNTALSFKDLKK
- a CDS encoding cation:proton antiporter, producing MLLSLALIFLCGMILGKIFSLLKLPSLLGLIITGIILGPYCFNLLDNSILSISADLRELALIIILTRAGLNLDIEDLKKVGRPAILMCFVPATFEIIGMILVAPKLFDISLLDAALMGSVVAAVSPAVLVPKMLKLIDERYGTNKSIPQLLMAGASVDDIFVIVLFTSFTSLVKGGNISYLDFIKIPTSIIFGLLLGVIIGFILSKFFTRFHIRDSAKVVIILSISFILVSIENSISNLFGGIIGISGLLAVMSIGAYLKKSKEELSKRLSLKYSKLWVAAEIMLFVLVGAAVNINYAMKAGALGVILIFAVLIFRMFGVLVSLIKTKLNKKERIFSMIAYCPKATVQAAIGSIPLSLGFASGEIILVIAVLAILITAPLGAFAIDATYKKLLEHE